From Panthera tigris isolate Pti1 chromosome D3, P.tigris_Pti1_mat1.1, whole genome shotgun sequence, one genomic window encodes:
- the VPREB3 gene encoding pre-B lymphocyte protein 3: MACWHLALLLTGALLSGLAQPDALLVFPGQVAQLSCILSPRHAIIGEYGVSWYQQRAGSAPRHLLYYRSEEDYHRPPDIPDRFSAATDAAHNACILTISPVQPEDDADYYCSVGYIS; this comes from the exons ATGGCCTGCTGGCATCTGGCCCTTCTTCTGACTGGGGCCCTCCTGTCAG GCTTGGCCCAGCCGGATGCACTGCTTGTCTTCCCAGGTCAAGTGGCCCAACTCTCCTGCATTCTCAGCCCCCGCCATGCCATCATTGGGGAGTACGGCGTGTCTTGGTATCAGCAACGGGCAGGCAGTGCCCCCCGACACCTCCTCTACTACCGCTCAGAGGAGGACTACCACCGGCCCCCTGACATCCCTGACCGCTTCTCAGCAGCCACGGACGCCGCCCACAACGCCTGCATTCTGACCATCAGCCCTGTGCAGCCTGAGGATGATGCAGATTATTACTGCTCTGTGGGTTACATATCCTAG
- the CD3H22orf15 gene encoding uncharacterized protein C22orf15 homolog produces the protein MVRGHGGVLGRRGQESPGRGTSPCLAFLPALPATIALLAEDGHLVSLDEGASQAPSMGSPLLQERGTYVLVQIIKGDDGAPTRYESLLENLDDQCPELAEELRCLSGLQPTSDGRRRHTSTRRDHQEQGPLSKPRRKGSLPSRTR, from the exons ATGGTGAGGGGGCAtggaggggtgctggggagaAGGGGCCAAGAGTCCCCAGGCAGAGGTACCAGCCCCTGCcttgccttcctccctgccctcccagcgaCCATTGCCCTCCTGGCTGAGGATGGGCACCTGGTGAGCCTGGATGAAGGGGCTTCCCAGGCCCCTTCCATGGGCAGCCCCCTGCTGCAGGAGCGTGGGACCTATGTCCTTGTGCAGATCATCA AGGGGGATGATGGGGCCCCCACCCGCTATGAGTCCCTACTGGAGAACCTGGATGACCAGTGTCCAGAGCTGGCAG AGGAGCTTCGCTGCCTGTCAGGCCTACAACCCACAAGTGATGGCCGGAGGAGGCACACGAGCACTCGGCGTGACCACCAGGAGCAAGGCCCCCTTTCAAAGCCACGAAGGAAGGGCTCCCTGCCATCCAGGACCCGTTAG